A segment of the Acidimicrobiales bacterium genome:
TCGGCGGGCCGCAGGCCGAACACGTCCGAGCGCACCTGCTCCTGGGTGCCGTCGGCCCGCACCGCCACGAGGAACGGGGTCGACACCTGCCCATCGGGCTGCGAGGCGCGCGCGTACATCCGGAACGGGCCGAACGGGAAGTGGTCGTCCTGGCCCCACAGCGACCCGGCGAGCAGCAGCACGAGCGCCACCGCGGTGACCACGGCCCGCCACCGCCGAGCATTCGTCGACAGCATCGTCCCGACCCTACGCGCCGCTGGCCGTAGGCTCCCACCCATGGCCACGGCCCTCCCCGACGACGTCCGCGCCCTGCTGGAGCGGCCGAACTACGTGCACCTGTGCACCCTGCTGCCCGACGGCTCGCCCACCAGCATCCCGGTGTGGGTGGGCCTCGAGGGCGACCGGATCCTCGTCGGCAGCGGCACCGGCACCCAGAAGGCGAGGAACGTCGCCCGCGACCCACGGGTGGCGCTGTCGGTGGTCGACCTCGAGAACCCGTACCGCACCGCCACGATCCGCGGTCGCGTCGTCGAGCAGCGGCCCGACCACGACTGCGCGGTGATGAACGTGATCGCGCGCAGGTACACGGGGGCCGACTTCCCGTGGTCGGGCCCCACCCGCATCGTGCTGGTGATCGAGCCCGACTCGGCACGGTACGCCGAGCTGCCGTTCACCCACGCGCCCGGCCGCTGACGCCGACCCCCGTGCGGGTCCTGCTCACCACGATCCCGGGGACCGGCCACTTCGCCAAGGTCGTGCCGCTGGCCCGCGCGGTCGTCGAGGCCGGTCACGAGCTGCGGGTGGCGTCGAGTGCCTCGTTCCAGCCGACGATCGAGCGAGCGGGGCTTGCCGGCGTGCCGGCCGGGCTCGACTGGCTGGAGTCGGCCCCGGACCGCATCGCCCCAGCCCTCGCCCGTGCCAACGCCCGGCAGCGGTCGTCGGCCGTCGGCACCATCGTCAGCCAGGTGGCGCCGGCGCGGATGCTGCAGGACCTGCTCCGGATGGCAGAGGCGTGGCGGCCCGACGTGGTCGTCTCCGAGCCCAGCGAATGGGGCGGGCTGCTGGCGGCCGAGCGCCTGCGGACACCCCACGCCCTGCTCGCGACCAGGATCCCCTTCGTCGTCCCCACGTGGCAGTCGCGGCCACCGTCGCCGGCTCGGGCCACCGGCCCCGCCGCGATCCCCTACTCGGAGCTCCGCCGGCGGCTCGGTCTCGCCTCACCCGACGCGCCGCACCACGTGCTCGCTCGGCGGTACCTGGTGCTCGACGGCACCCCGCCGAGCTTCCACCCCGCCGACCGAGTGCTCCACGCCCGGACCGCCCACGCCGTGCGGCTCGTGCCGTGGAGCGCACCCGACCCCGACGGCTCGCCGTGGCTCGACCGCCTCCCCACCGATCGGCCGGTCGTCCACGTCAACATTGGCACCGTCTTCGATCGCGACCCGCCGGCGGCGGCCACCACCGCTCGCGCCGCGATCGCCGAGGGGGCGTACGTGGTCGTCGCCCACGCCGGCCCCGCCGCCGAGCTGGGCCCCCTCCCCGACGGCGTCCTGGTGGTGCGGTGGGCGCCCCACGACCTGCTGCTCCCCCGCTGTTCGGCCGTGGTCCACCGCGGCGGCTGGGGGACCACCCTGCTCACCGTCGCGCACCGCCGGCCCGCCCTCGTGGTGCCCCACGGAGCGGACCAGCCGCTCGTCGCCGCCCGGCTCCAGGCCTGCGGCGCGGGCCGGTCGCTCCCGGTCGGCCCGGTCGACGAGGACGCGGCGCGCCGCGAGCTCCGGCGGCTGCTCGACGACGTCCTCCTCCGCCGCAACGCAGCACGGATCGGCGACGAGCTCGCCACCATGCCCGGGCCCGAGCACGGCGTCGTCCTCCTCGAACGGCTCGTCGAGACCGGTCGCCCGATCGCGGGCCGGCCCGACCTGCCCGGTGTCTGGTAGCGCCGTGCGGGTGCTGTTCACCACCATCCCGGGCCACGGCCACCTGCTCCCCATGGTGCCGCTGGCGCACGCCCTGGTGGCCGCCGGCCACGAGGTCCGGGTCGCCACCAGCCCCTCCTTCTGCCCGACCGTGGAGCGGTGCGGGCTGGTGGCGCTCCCGCTCGGGCTCGACTGGCTCGAGGGCGAGGTCGAGCGGCTCGCGCCGGCGGTGGCGGGCCTCGCCCCCCCGGCCCGGTCCGCGGCGATCCACGCCGTCCTCAGCGCGGCGTCGCCGCTCTCCATGGTGCAGGCGCTCGATGGTCCCCTCATGGGGTGGGGAGCCGAGCTGGTCGTGGCCGAGACGGCCGAGCTCGGCGGTCCGCTGGCCGCCGAGCGGGCCGGTGTCCCCTACGCCCAGCTCTCGGTGAGCGTGCCGTCGACCCCGTCGGCGGCCGGCATCGGCCCATCGGTGCGGGTCGACGCCCGTGGCCCCACCGCCGTGCCCTACCACCTGCTGCGCCAGCGCCTGCAGCTCCCCCCTGCGCCGGTGGAGGCGGCCACCCGCCGATTCCTCACCCTCGATCAGATGCCCGCGAGCCTGCACTTCGGCGCCACCTCGTGGCTCGCGCCCACGCGGCGACCCATCCGGCCCGTGGCGTACGCACCCCCTGGCCCCGCTGATCCGGTGGTGGACGACGCCCTCGACGACGACCGGCCCCTCGTGCTCGTCACGCTCGGCACCGTGTTCCACCGGGCCGCCGACGTGATCCGCGCCGTCGTCGACGGCCTGGCCGCCGAGGATCTCGCCGTGCTCGTCGCCACCGGCGGGCTCCCGCTCGACGACCTCCCGCCCAACACGCACGCCGCACCGTGGGTTCCGAACGACCGGGTGATCCCCCGCGCCGCCGTCGTGGTCCACCACGGCGGCCCGGCCACCGCCCTGGCCTGCCTGGCCGCCGGCGTCCCGGCGCTGGCACTGCCCCAGGCCGCCGACCAGGGTGTGATGGCGATCCGCGTGCGCAACGTCGGCGCCGGCCGCCTGCTCGGCCCCGGCGTCGTCACTCCTCGGACGGTCCAGACGGCCGTGCGGGTGCTGCTGGCCGACCGTCTCTACCGGGCCAACGCTGCACGCATCGGCGAGGACATCGCGGCGATGCCCGAGCCCGCCGCGCTGGTGCCGGTGCTGGAGCAGCTGGCTCGCGACGGCGAGCCGGTGGCCGGCGTGTTCACCTGAGGGCCCCCCGGCGGCGGCGGTTCGTCAATCGCAATCGTCCTCGTCCTCGACCGTGCCGGTCGCCAGGGTGTCGCCGGGCGTGCCGCCGGTGAGGTCGGTGATCTCGAGATCGAACGAGCCCGCCCCGATACCCGACACCGGGAACGGGAGGCTCGATCCGCCTGCGGGGATCGTCTGGGGGGCAGCCACCGGGATCGTTCAGGCACGGGGGATCGGTGATCGCCATCATCCCGTGGTTCGGGGGGACTGGGACACCACGATGGTGAAGGAGATGTCACCGGGCGCAGGCGGCGGTGTCACCACGATGTCGGAGGGGAGCTCCCACTCGCACCCGTTGCCGTTGCCGTTGGTTCGGGGTACGGCCTCCGGCTTCACGCCAGCCGCCGGAACCTGCTCGCAGGAGGTCGACTCGTCGCTCTCGAACCCGACCTCGGGCACGTCGCCGGGCGACGGAACCTCGACGGGCTCGACACCCGGCGGCGGGGGCAGGTGCAGCCCGTCGTCCGGGGACGGCGGGGCGACCACCTCGAACCCGCGCAGCGATGCCAGCGCCACCGGGTCGGTGACCTGGCTCGACGTGCCGTCGAGCAGGGTGAGCTGCACCCCGGTGACGACCCAGTCGCCCAGGGCCGCCCCCGCCGGAAGCACCATCGTCAGGACAACCTGGCCGTCCTCGGTGATGCTGCCCTCGTAAACGGCGGTGACGGTCTCGCCGTCGGGGCCGCTGAAGGTGATCACGATCCTGGCGATGCCGGGCCCGGCTCGACCACGACGGGGACGGTGGTCGGCGAGTCGGGCTGGGGGATCGCGCCCGGCTGCACCGACACGCTCACCACCTGGGCGTTGCCCGCCCGCGGCGTGAGCAGCGCTGCCGCAGCGGCCAGGCGGGCCCCGACATCGGTGGTCCCGGCGACCAGCACCAGGAGCATCGGTGGGAGCACGTCACGGATCGGCCGATCGCGAGGCCCGCGCCCCGAACGGGCGCGTCCGGTACGGTGCGCGGCCATGAACGAAGCCGACCGGCGCAGGCACCTCGAGGCGATCGAGCGCGACGGCTACACGATCGTGGAGGACGCCATCGAGGCCGACCTGGTCGACGCCCTCCACGACGACCTGCTCCGCCTCGAGCGCGAGCTCGGCGTCACCCCCGCCGGGAACAGCTTCGAGGGCGCCCTGACGTGGCGGATCTACAACCTGCTGGCCCACGGCGAGCTGTACGAGCAGATCCCGGTGCACCCGAACGTGCTGCCCGTGGTGGAGGGCGTGCTCGACCACGGCTGCCTGGTGTCGTCGGTGTCGTCGATCGCGATCGGCCCGGGCGAGGCCGCCCAGCCCGTCCACGCCGACGACCAGGTGATGCCACTGCCGAAGCCGCACGTGGCCACCGTGTGCAACAGCATGTGGGCGCTCACCGACTTCACGGAGGCCAACGGCGCCACCCGGATCATCCCCGGCTCGCACCTGGCCGACCGCTCCCCCGACTACGGCCAGCCCTACGACTCGGTGCCGGCCGAGATGCCGAGGGGCTCGGTGCTGGTCTGGCACGGGAGCCTCTGGCACGGCGGCGGGGCCAACACCACCGCGCACCGCCGGGTCGGGATCGCCATGAACTACTGCGCGGGGTGGGTGCGGCAGCAGGAGAACCAGCAGCTCGGCATCCCCCTCGAGACGATCCGGCAGTTCTCCCCCGCCTTCGCGAGCTGGTGGGCTTCGGCGTGTACCACGGGCTCATCGGCCACATCGACAAGCGCAGCCCGGCCGAGGTGCTCCTCGACGAGCCCGTCGGGGCGACCATCGTCTGGGACCGGATCTGAGGCGCCGACGTGGCCGTCACCGACCTGGACGAGCGGCTCCACCCGGTGCAGGACCCGAGCCCGCACTGGAGCGACTCGCTCTACTTCAACGCGTGGGACCCGGCCTCCGGGGCGTTCCTCATGACCCGCATGGCCGTGCTGGCCAACGAGCCCAGGGTGACGGGCGGGGTGCTGTGCTGGATCGACGGCGTGCCCGCGTACGGCTACGGGCGGGAGCTGGGCGAGCTGCCGGCCACCGACTGGGACGCCATGAGCGTGGGCGGTCTCGACTACCGCATGCTCCAGGCCAACCGCGAGTGGCTCGTGCGCCTCGACGACGGCGACGACAGGGCGCACCTCACGTGGGCCGGCTTCACCGGCGTGTTCGACTACGCCGACAACGAGCAGCCCCTCCCGCGGGCCGTGGCCTGGGGCCACTACGAGCAGACGTGCACGGTGCGGGGCGACCTGCACGTGGCCGGCCGGCGCATCGCTTTCGACGGCGTCGGCCAGCGCGACCACTCCTGGGGCCACCGCGACTGGGGCGGCCTGGCCGAGTGGCACTGGATCACCGGGTTCTTCGGCACGCGGTGCAGCTTCAACCTCTTCCACGTGTGCACGCCCGGAGGCGACTGGACCGTGAACGGGTTCGTGCACCGCGACGGCCGCGACGTCGCCATCGCTGGAGCCGAGCGCACGACGCGCGAGGGCGACGGCCGCTCCCCCGAGGGCTACGAGCTCGTGCTGGCCCTGGCCGACGGCAGCCGCCTCGAGCTCGGCGCCGAGGCGGGCGGCGTGGAGGTCCCCGTGCGGCCCCACGAGGGCGCCACCGTGGTGCACGAGGTGCCGATGCGGTTGCGCTCGTCCGACGGCCTGGACGGGTTCGGGATCTACGAGCTGCTGGAGAACTCGCGCCGCTGATGCCCGTCGCGCCGCGGTGCAGCGGTACCCTCGCCCACCGGTGCACCGCTACCGCTTCCTGCTCTCGCCGCGCTGGATCCTGTTCGGCCTGCTGTGCCTGCTGCTCATGGCCACCACCGTCAGCCTGGGGCGGTGGCAGTGGCAACGGCACACCACCAAGCGCGACGCCCGACAGCTCGCCGCCGAGCGGGCCGAGCAGGTACCCGTCCCCCTCGACCGGGTCGTGTCGCCCGACGACGATGCGGGCGTGGCGGACGACCTGCGCTTCACGCCGGTCACCGTCTCCGGCACCTACGACACCGCCGCCGAGGTGCTGGTGCGGTCGCGCACCTTCGACGGCCGCACCGGCTACTGGGTGCTGACCCCCCTGGTCCCCGAGGGCTCCGACGCCGCCGTGCTGGTCAACCGGGGCTGGATCCCGCTCGACGTCCCCGCCCCGCGGCCGGTGGCGAGCGTGGCCCCGCCGGCGGGCGAGGTGACGGTGCGGGGCGTGCTCGTGGCCGGCCAGACGCGGGGCGCCTTCGGGCCGCGCGACCCGGCCGGCGGCACCCTCACCGAGCTGGCCCGGGCCGACGTCGGACGCATCCAGCAGCAGTACCCGGCCGACCTGTACCCGGTGATCGTGCAGCTCGACGCCCAGGAGCCGGTCCAGCCCGGCGACCTCCCCGTCCCGGTCCCCCCGGCACCGCCCGACCTGGGTCCCCATCTCGGCTACACGCTCCAGTGGGGCGTCTTCACGCTGCTCGTGCCGGTGGGGTGGTTCGTCGTGGTGCGCCAGTCGGCCCGGCGGCGCGAGCGCGACGAGCGCCGTGCCGCCCGCGGGGCCGGGGCCGGGGCCGTCGGGGTCTCGCCGTGAGGCCGACGCTGCGCTCGATCGTGCTGGGCCTCTACGCGGTCGCGGTGCTCGGGGCCGGGGTCGCGCTGGTGCTGTCGGGCGAGGGGCTCCAGGGCCCGGTCGTCCTGTCGCTGTCGTTCAACCACGGCATCCACGCCGGCGACCTGGTGAGCATCGCCCCGTTCGTGGTCCTGAGCGCCGTGGCCGCGTTCGTCGCCGCGCGCCCGGCGCGCCGCGGGGTCTGACGCCGACCCGTCAGACGCCGCCGCCGAAGAAGGCCTCGGTCACCAGCCACATGCCGCTGGCCTGCTCGACCTTCATGTAGATGGCACCCGCCTGGGGCGGGATCCCGGGGAACGAGCAGTACCAGCTGCCGTCACCGTGGTCCTCGCAGCGGGGCTCGCTGGAGAAGCCGTCCGCGGTGCGGCCCAGCCCGAACAGCTGCTCGGTGGCCTGCTGGGTCGCCCAGTTCTCGGCGATGTTCGTGGAGTTCGACTGCCAGGCCTGGAACAGGCCGCGGGCGGCCTGCTCGGCCGTGCCCCCCGCGGTGGAGCTCGAACCGCCGCCGGTGCCGGTGGTACCGCCGCCGGTGCCGTCGGTGCGGCCACCGCCGTCGACCACGATCACCGCGACGACGATGAACCCCATGGCGGGGTCGCCCCCCGGTGCCTCGACCACCAACTGCACCCCGTTGCTCAGGGTGCAGAGGAACGCCCCACCCGGGTACGGGTTCATCGCCGGCTCCTCGCAGGCGGTCACGGTGAGGCCGGCCACGAAGTCGGTCGAGAGCCGCCACAGGTACTCGAGCACCGGGGGCGCGCCGCACAGCATGGCGCCGGTGCGGTCGCCGGCCAGGCGGAACTCGAGCAGCCGCTGGATGGCACCCTCGGGCGTGGCCGCGCAGAACGGCTCGGTGATGATCGTGGAGGTCGTCGTGCTCGACGAGCTCGTCGTCGTGCTGGACCCGTCGTGGTGGTCCCACCAGTCGTCGTCCCACGGCCACTCCAGCGTCCCGTCGCCGTCCAGGTCGAGGAGGATCAGGATGTCGATCTCGATGTCGATGTCGATCACGATCGTGTCGTCCAGCCTGAAGCCGTCCCACCCGTCGCCGTAGTAGCCCCACCCGTCGTCGAGACGCAGCGGCGGCAACAACGGGTTCCCGCACCGGCACCGCACCCGCGGGATCCCGTAGCGGTCGATCAGCACCGCCGTCCCCGCCTGCAGCACGGCCTGGCGGGGCGTGGCGACCCCGTCCACGAACCCGTGGTTCGTCACCCGGGTGTCGCGGGTGAGCACCACCGGGCGCAGGTTCCGCAGGTAGTCCGGGATGTCGATCACCGCGATGCCGAGCACCGACGCGAACGCCGCCGCCTTGTCCGGGTTGGCCTGCAGGAAGGCGATCTGCTGCTCCACGTCACAGGCCACGTCGCTCTGGGTCCCGCCGTACAGCGCCGGCGTGGAGCCGGCCACCGTCTCCAAGGCCGCCGGCCCCGTCGTGGACGTCGGCGCCGTCGTGGTCGTCGCCACCGTCGTGGTCGTGGCGATCACGTCGTTGTCGGTCGAGTCGGTGAAGGGGTCGTCACCGGTGCTGGTGGCCGGCTCCAACCACAGCTCCGCCGCCTGCGCCGCCGGCTCGTTCGACCACGGC
Coding sequences within it:
- a CDS encoding PPOX class F420-dependent oxidoreductase, translated to MATALPDDVRALLERPNYVHLCTLLPDGSPTSIPVWVGLEGDRILVGSGTGTQKARNVARDPRVALSVVDLENPYRTATIRGRVVEQRPDHDCAVMNVIARRYTGADFPWSGPTRIVLVIEPDSARYAELPFTHAPGR
- a CDS encoding glycosyltransferase family 1 protein, which gives rise to MRVLLTTIPGTGHFAKVVPLARAVVEAGHELRVASSASFQPTIERAGLAGVPAGLDWLESAPDRIAPALARANARQRSSAVGTIVSQVAPARMLQDLLRMAEAWRPDVVVSEPSEWGGLLAAERLRTPHALLATRIPFVVPTWQSRPPSPARATGPAAIPYSELRRRLGLASPDAPHHVLARRYLVLDGTPPSFHPADRVLHARTAHAVRLVPWSAPDPDGSPWLDRLPTDRPVVHVNIGTVFDRDPPAAATTARAAIAEGAYVVVAHAGPAAELGPLPDGVLVVRWAPHDLLLPRCSAVVHRGGWGTTLLTVAHRRPALVVPHGADQPLVAARLQACGAGRSLPVGPVDEDAARRELRRLLDDVLLRRNAARIGDELATMPGPEHGVVLLERLVETGRPIAGRPDLPGVW
- a CDS encoding SURF1 family protein, with protein sequence MHRYRFLLSPRWILFGLLCLLLMATTVSLGRWQWQRHTTKRDARQLAAERAEQVPVPLDRVVSPDDDAGVADDLRFTPVTVSGTYDTAAEVLVRSRTFDGRTGYWVLTPLVPEGSDAAVLVNRGWIPLDVPAPRPVASVAPPAGEVTVRGVLVAGQTRGAFGPRDPAGGTLTELARADVGRIQQQYPADLYPVIVQLDAQEPVQPGDLPVPVPPAPPDLGPHLGYTLQWGVFTLLVPVGWFVVVRQSARRRERDERRAARGAGAGAVGVSP